The Actinomyces sp. oral taxon 414 genome has a segment encoding these proteins:
- a CDS encoding tetratricopeptide repeat protein — MGISIQGSSGSDAHAGSSTSADPAKVSRLVNYAWFLEDARRDYDRAEEMYRRAIKADPDHADGLGNYARFLHVVRGDSDRAEAMYERAIKADPDQGLNLSNYAWFLENVRHDYDRAEEMYRRAIKADPNYAHGLGNYARFLHVVRGDSDRAEAMYERAIEADPNYAYNLGNYANFLKNVRHDYDRAEEMYERAVEADPNYAYNLGNYANFLKDVRHDYDRAEEMYERAVEADLNHG; from the coding sequence ATGGGAATCTCTATCCAGGGCTCAAGCGGTTCGGACGCACACGCAGGCTCTTCAACATCCGCCGATCCGGCCAAGGTCAGCCGTCTCGTTAACTACGCCTGGTTCCTGGAGGATGCGCGTCGTGATTACGACCGGGCGGAGGAAATGTACAGGCGGGCCATCAAAGCCGACCCCGACCACGCCGACGGCCTCGGCAACTACGCCCGTTTTCTTCATGTTGTGCGTGGCGATTCTGATCGGGCGGAGGCGATGTACGAGCGGGCCATCAAGGCCGACCCCGACCAGGGTCTCAATCTCAGCAACTACGCTTGGTTCCTAGAGAATGTGCGTCATGACTATGATCGGGCAGAGGAAATGTACAGGCGGGCCATCAAGGCCGACCCCAACTACGCCCACGGCCTCGGCAACTACGCCCGTTTTCTTCATGTTGTGCGTGGCGATTCTGATCGGGCGGAGGCGATGTACGAGCGGGCCATCGAAGCCGACCCCAACTACGCCTACAACCTCGGCAACTACGCCAACTTCCTCAAGAACGTGCGTCATGACTATGATCGGGCGGAGGAGATGTACGAACGGGCCGTCGAAGCCGACCCCAACTACGCCTACAACCTCGGCAACTACGCCAACTTCCTCAAGGATGTGCGTCATGACTATGATCGGGCGGAGGAGATGTACGAACGGGCCGTCGAAGCCGACCTCAATCACGGGTAG
- a CDS encoding GOLPH3/VPS74 family protein produces MLICEELFLLLTKDSGAFESYGGNDQFGLRGAVLLDLILAGRLSLSPDKRPHLTVLDTSPTGHAALDEALAVLPAKNGKKLSSLIGWGGLKPRDAVAAQLQAAGVIERTSGGLFGLATRFPTRDAGPERATRERLYAVLHGERPATHADIALLGILQGMGLAAKVLTPAQTGLGRGELKRAIKGLRATGGPEDTVAGTVQNVLDSINAVVLATVTAAAAQ; encoded by the coding sequence ATGCTGATCTGCGAAGAACTGTTCCTGCTGCTGACCAAAGACTCCGGCGCCTTCGAGTCCTACGGCGGAAACGACCAGTTCGGGCTGCGCGGGGCCGTCCTGCTCGACCTGATCCTGGCCGGCAGACTCTCCCTGAGCCCGGACAAGCGCCCGCACCTGACCGTCCTCGACACCTCCCCCACCGGCCACGCCGCCCTCGACGAGGCCCTCGCCGTCCTGCCCGCCAAGAACGGCAAGAAGCTCTCCTCGCTCATCGGCTGGGGCGGGCTCAAGCCCCGCGACGCCGTCGCCGCCCAGCTCCAGGCCGCCGGCGTCATCGAGCGCACCAGCGGGGGCCTGTTCGGCCTGGCCACCCGGTTCCCGACCCGGGACGCCGGCCCCGAGCGCGCCACCCGGGAGCGCCTGTACGCCGTCCTGCACGGCGAGCGCCCCGCGACCCACGCCGATATCGCCCTGCTGGGCATCCTCCAGGGCATGGGGCTGGCCGCCAAGGTCCTCACCCCGGCTCAGACGGGCCTGGGGCGCGGGGAGCTCAAGCGCGCCATTAAGGGGCTGCGCGCGACCGGCGGGCCCGAGGACACCGTCGCCGGCACCGTCCAGAACGTCCTCGACAGCATCAACGCGGTGGTGCTGGCGACCGTCACTGCCGCCGCCGCGCAGTAA
- a CDS encoding TROVE domain-containing protein: MDILRSIGTRETPQHRRASAGQVPNSAGGYVFALDDAARLRRFLILGADGGTYYTKAQTLAIDNAKVLERMAAADPRTLVDTIVEVSTSGAAPKQNPALFALAHAASVPQTREAALGALPKVARTGSHLLTFADYVEQFRGWGRGLRRAVGSWYTARPVDRLAYQAVKYRQRGGWTHRDLLRLAHPRTDDAAVRATFDWIAHGVVGEAVPSLIEGFIKAQEADGARAWARLVRDYRLTWEMLPDAALSEPAVWEALLDVGVPMTALMRQLPRLTRLGLLPAMGGRTDEVCAQLTDSGRLRAARVHPVNVLVAQRTYASGASYRGTASWEPTARVADALDAAFYAAFGAVEPAGKRLMLAVDISGSMRFPVSGMAITAREASAALTLVQLATEPGAAAYAFSREGRSIYGVKPLGISPRRRLDDALAAVDAMPVGGTDCALPMLYAAEQGLEVDAFVIYTDNETWAGRIHPHQALRRYRERSGIDARLIVVAMTSTGFSIADPDDAGMLDVVGFDAAVPGLIAGFTRGL; encoded by the coding sequence ATGGACATCTTGCGCAGCATCGGCACCCGGGAGACGCCGCAGCACCGGCGGGCCAGCGCCGGCCAGGTGCCCAACTCCGCCGGCGGCTACGTCTTCGCCCTCGACGACGCCGCGCGCCTGCGCCGCTTCCTCATCCTGGGCGCGGACGGCGGCACCTACTACACGAAGGCGCAGACGCTGGCCATTGACAACGCCAAGGTCCTGGAGCGGATGGCCGCCGCCGACCCCCGCACCCTGGTGGACACGATCGTCGAGGTCTCGACCAGCGGCGCGGCGCCCAAGCAGAACCCCGCCCTGTTCGCCCTGGCCCACGCCGCCTCGGTGCCGCAGACCCGCGAAGCCGCCCTGGGGGCGCTGCCCAAGGTCGCCCGCACCGGGTCGCACCTGCTGACCTTCGCCGACTACGTCGAGCAGTTCCGCGGCTGGGGACGGGGCCTGCGCCGCGCCGTCGGCTCCTGGTACACCGCCCGCCCGGTCGATCGGCTCGCCTACCAGGCGGTCAAGTACCGCCAGCGCGGAGGCTGGACGCACCGCGACCTGCTGCGCCTGGCGCACCCGCGCACCGACGACGCCGCCGTGCGCGCCACCTTCGACTGGATCGCCCACGGCGTGGTCGGTGAGGCCGTCCCCTCCCTCATCGAGGGCTTCATCAAGGCCCAGGAGGCCGACGGCGCCCGCGCCTGGGCGCGGCTCGTGCGCGACTACCGCCTGACCTGGGAGATGCTGCCCGACGCCGCCCTGAGCGAGCCGGCCGTGTGGGAGGCCCTGCTCGACGTCGGCGTGCCCATGACCGCGCTCATGCGTCAGCTGCCGCGCCTGACCCGCCTGGGCCTGCTGCCCGCCATGGGCGGGCGCACCGACGAGGTCTGCGCGCAGCTGACCGACTCGGGCCGCCTGCGGGCCGCGCGCGTCCACCCCGTCAACGTGCTGGTCGCCCAGCGCACCTACGCCTCGGGCGCCTCCTACCGCGGCACCGCGAGCTGGGAGCCGACGGCGCGGGTCGCCGACGCCCTGGACGCGGCCTTCTATGCGGCCTTCGGCGCCGTCGAGCCCGCGGGCAAGCGCCTCATGCTGGCCGTGGACATCTCCGGGTCCATGAGGTTCCCGGTCTCGGGCATGGCGATCACCGCCCGCGAGGCGTCGGCGGCCCTGACCCTGGTGCAGCTGGCCACCGAGCCGGGCGCGGCGGCCTACGCCTTCTCCCGGGAGGGTCGATCCATCTACGGCGTCAAGCCCCTGGGCATCTCGCCGCGCCGCCGCCTCGACGACGCCCTGGCCGCCGTGGACGCCATGCCCGTGGGCGGCACGGACTGCGCCCTGCCCATGCTCTACGCCGCCGAGCAGGGCCTGGAGGTCGACGCCTTCGTGATCTACACCGACAACGAGACCTGGGCCGGCAGGATCCACCCGCACCAGGCGCTGCGCCGTTACCGGGAGCGCAGCGGCATCGACGCCCGGCTCATCGTGGTGGCCATGACGTCGACGGGCTTCTCCATCGCCGACCCGGACGATGCGGGCATGCTCGACGTCGTCGGCTTCGACGCCGCGGTGCCCGGCCTCATCGCGGGGTTCACGCGTGGCCTCTGA
- a CDS encoding tetratricopeptide repeat protein, with the protein MVGSLSLARLGVGLAVFLLRASDAVVDPSFGGAVELIGEVRAGWRGIAALRGRRGAVDSFGERIASRLEDRVAEARRRCEDRGVDAGLLRGAVTEVEVLLEELAGDDAVVVAAVRDPDRFGEVIRGRVQRRRRNVEAAAEPFFDELVRAVTGEFVRLAPGSANFQIGALRQLLDGVDAIRVGIEMIRIRQAEQTAHFDGRFDLLEDVMSEPVPRRPSRIRFGSRPMEVVGFVERREQAGLFETVISGASARTVLTGMRGSGKSQLATAVAARCEAQDWPLVAWVPAGSREAVLSGLVELGLELGVDVEDGPSREVIARRCLTSLASAEGSDRLIVFDDVDSPDDLKSLIPRGEGVRVLVTTTRLADWEGAGWVHVPVGVFEREQSISILLDRTGGRSGRGAADVGAADAVAGALGDLPVAVVQAAATARRGRYDLADYLETLKRTTLEAGVRRREGDEYPEAVGVALWLAFQSALERIEDKSLRRGAIARAQLGVLSVLAATGVPARWLEKALDGGSDDARGALSGLIESSVCQLSKDRSKVMIHGLQGRAIREAWKDEPESWGRVEEEAVGLLEAVDVTAIPVSDSTKRRREALDLVEQLRVAAGQDHSKGLFSHSRTADALALALWHAAEFGDPQAALSLSDAVDLLDEALGPDHPGTLFSRVGLAFAYLSAGRIDDAIGLFERTLADRLRVLGDDDHYTLVSRVGLAGAYQAAGRIDDAVPLFERTLADCERVLGDDDHYTLVSRGGLAGAYQAAGRIDEAIGLFERTLADCERVLGDDDHYTLVSRGNLAAAYKSAGRIDEAIGLFERTLADCERVLGADHLYILVSRVGLAHAYQAAGRIDEAIGLFERNLADRLRVLGDDDPYILVLRGGLAGAYQAAGRIDEAIGLFERTLADCERVLGADHLYILVLRGGLAGAYQAAGRIDEAIGLFERNLAEALRVLGPDHHYILFSRGNLAHAYRSAGRLNQAIDLYKKNLADRERVLGPDHPDTLTSRDDLASAYQAAGRIDEAIGLFERNLADRERVLGPDHPDTLTSRNNLAFAYQAAGRPEQAIDLHKKNLADRLRVLGPDHPHTLTSRDNLAHAYQAAGRPEQAIDLHKKNLADRERVLGPDHPHTLTSRNNLAHAYQAAGRPEQAIGLHKKNLADRERVLGDDHPHTLTSRNNLAHAYRSADRLDEAVPLFEQNLAEALRILGPDHPNTLTFRNNLAHAYQAAGRLDRAIGLHKKNLADRERLLGPDHPDTLSSRDNLAHAYRSADRVDEAVPLFERNLADRERILGDDHPRTLTSRDNLAAAYWSAGRLDQAVPLFEQILADRERILGDDHPRTLTSRGNLAAAYWSADRPDEAVPLFEQNLAEALRILGLDHPNTLTSRDNLAHAYRSADRLDEAVPLFEQNLAEALRILGPDHPNTLTFRNNLAHAYRSADRLDEAIPLFEQNLAEALRILGPDHPHTKTFRKNLAAAYRAVGRDEEAAALLDPPPDPDDTDTEAPV; encoded by the coding sequence ATGGTCGGTTCTCTCTCCCTGGCCCGGCTCGGTGTCGGTCTGGCCGTGTTCCTGCTGCGGGCCTCGGATGCGGTCGTGGATCCGTCGTTCGGCGGTGCGGTCGAGCTGATCGGGGAGGTGCGCGCGGGCTGGCGCGGCATCGCCGCTCTCAGGGGGCGAAGGGGGGCGGTCGACTCCTTCGGCGAGCGGATCGCCTCGCGCCTGGAGGACAGGGTCGCGGAGGCTCGGCGCCGGTGCGAGGATCGGGGCGTTGACGCCGGTCTGCTGCGGGGCGCGGTGACCGAGGTCGAGGTCCTCCTCGAAGAGCTGGCGGGGGATGATGCCGTCGTCGTGGCCGCCGTGCGCGATCCCGACCGCTTCGGGGAGGTCATCCGCGGGCGGGTTCAGAGGCGTCGCCGGAATGTGGAGGCGGCGGCCGAACCCTTCTTCGATGAGCTCGTGCGGGCCGTCACCGGGGAGTTCGTTCGCCTGGCGCCGGGATCGGCGAACTTCCAGATCGGCGCTCTCCGGCAGCTGCTCGACGGCGTCGATGCGATCCGGGTTGGGATTGAGATGATCAGGATCAGGCAGGCGGAGCAGACCGCTCATTTCGACGGTCGTTTCGATCTGCTCGAAGACGTGATGTCCGAACCTGTGCCGCGACGTCCCTCGCGTATTCGGTTCGGCAGTCGTCCCATGGAGGTGGTCGGGTTCGTCGAGAGACGGGAGCAGGCGGGGCTGTTCGAGACGGTCATCTCCGGGGCTTCTGCGCGTACCGTGCTCACGGGCATGCGCGGCAGTGGGAAGTCGCAGCTGGCCACCGCCGTGGCGGCCCGCTGCGAGGCGCAGGACTGGCCGCTCGTGGCCTGGGTTCCCGCGGGTTCGCGCGAGGCGGTCCTCTCCGGGCTCGTCGAGCTGGGGCTGGAGCTCGGCGTCGACGTCGAGGACGGCCCCTCCCGCGAGGTGATCGCGCGGCGCTGCCTGACCTCGCTGGCCTCGGCGGAAGGGTCGGATCGTCTGATCGTGTTCGACGACGTCGACAGTCCCGATGACCTGAAATCCCTTATTCCCCGAGGGGAGGGGGTGCGGGTCCTGGTGACCACGACGAGGCTGGCGGACTGGGAGGGCGCAGGCTGGGTGCACGTGCCCGTAGGGGTCTTCGAGCGCGAGCAGTCGATCAGCATTCTGCTAGACCGCACGGGCGGCCGGTCCGGCCGCGGGGCGGCGGACGTCGGGGCGGCGGATGCCGTCGCCGGGGCCCTGGGCGATCTTCCGGTCGCGGTCGTGCAGGCCGCGGCGACGGCGAGACGCGGCCGATACGACCTCGCGGACTATCTCGAAACGCTCAAGCGGACCACGCTGGAGGCTGGCGTCCGGCGCCGGGAGGGGGACGAGTACCCCGAGGCCGTCGGCGTCGCCCTGTGGCTGGCGTTTCAGAGCGCGCTCGAGCGGATCGAGGATAAGAGCCTCCGCCGGGGGGCGATCGCCCGCGCCCAGCTCGGGGTTCTCTCCGTGCTCGCGGCCACGGGCGTCCCCGCGCGTTGGCTGGAGAAGGCGTTGGACGGGGGGTCCGATGATGCCCGTGGGGCGCTGAGCGGACTCATCGAGTCCTCGGTCTGCCAGCTCTCAAAGGACCGCTCCAAAGTGATGATCCACGGGCTCCAGGGCCGGGCGATCCGGGAGGCGTGGAAGGACGAGCCCGAGAGTTGGGGGCGGGTCGAGGAGGAGGCCGTCGGGCTCTTGGAGGCGGTGGACGTCACCGCCATCCCGGTCTCGGACAGCACCAAGCGGCGGCGGGAGGCTCTCGATCTGGTGGAGCAGCTGCGCGTGGCGGCCGGGCAGGACCACTCCAAGGGCCTGTTCTCCCACTCCCGCACCGCGGACGCCCTCGCCCTCGCCCTGTGGCATGCGGCGGAGTTCGGGGACCCTCAGGCCGCCCTGTCCCTGTCCGACGCCGTGGACCTCCTCGATGAGGCCCTGGGGCCCGACCACCCCGGCACCCTGTTCTCGCGGGTCGGCCTCGCCTTCGCCTACCTGTCCGCGGGCAGGATCGATGATGCCATCGGCCTGTTCGAGCGGACCCTGGCCGACCGCCTGCGCGTCCTGGGAGACGACGACCACTACACCCTGGTCTCGCGGGTCGGCCTCGCCGGCGCCTACCAGGCTGCGGGCAGGATCGATGATGCCGTCCCCCTGTTCGAGCGGACTCTGGCCGATTGCGAGCGCGTCCTGGGAGACGACGACCACTACACCCTGGTCTCGCGGGGCGGCCTCGCCGGCGCCTACCAGGCTGCGGGCAGGATCGATGAGGCCATCGGCCTGTTCGAGCGGACTCTGGCCGATTGCGAGCGCGTCCTGGGAGACGACGACCACTACACCCTGGTCTCGCGGGGCAATCTCGCCGCCGCCTACAAGTCCGCGGGCAGGATCGATGAGGCCATCGGCCTGTTCGAGCGGACTCTGGCCGATTGCGAGCGCGTCCTGGGGGCCGACCATCTCTACATCCTGGTCTCGCGGGTCGGCCTCGCCCACGCCTACCAGGCTGCGGGCAGGATCGATGAGGCCATCGGCCTGTTCGAGCGGAACCTGGCCGACCGCCTGCGCGTCCTGGGAGACGACGACCCCTACATCCTGGTCTTGCGGGGCGGCCTCGCCGGCGCCTACCAGGCTGCGGGCAGGATCGATGAGGCCATCGGCCTGTTCGAGCGGACTCTGGCCGATTGCGAGCGCGTCCTGGGGGCCGACCATCTCTACATCCTGGTCTTGCGGGGCGGCCTCGCCGGCGCCTACCAGGCTGCGGGCAGGATCGATGAGGCCATCGGCCTGTTCGAGCGGAACCTGGCCGAAGCCCTGCGCGTCCTGGGCCCCGACCACCACTACATCCTGTTCTCGCGGGGCAACCTCGCCCACGCCTACCGGTCCGCGGGCAGACTCAACCAGGCTATCGACCTGTACAAGAAGAACCTGGCCGACCGCGAGCGCGTCCTGGGCCCCGACCATCCCGACACCCTCACCTCGCGGGACGACCTCGCCAGCGCCTACCAGGCTGCGGGCAGGATCGATGAGGCCATCGGCCTGTTCGAGCGGAACCTGGCCGACCGCGAGCGCGTCCTGGGCCCCGACCACCCCGACACCCTCACCTCGCGCAATAACCTCGCCTTCGCCTACCAGGCTGCGGGCAGACCCGAGCAGGCCATCGACCTGCACAAGAAGAACCTGGCCGACCGCCTGCGCGTCCTGGGCCCCGACCACCCCCACACCCTCACCTCACGGGACAACCTCGCCCACGCCTACCAGGCTGCGGGCAGACCCGAGCAGGCCATCGACCTGCACAAGAAGAACCTGGCCGACCGCGAGCGCGTCCTGGGCCCCGACCACCCCCACACCCTCACCTCGCGCAACAACCTCGCCCACGCCTACCAGGCTGCGGGCAGACCCGAGCAGGCCATCGGCCTGCACAAGAAGAACCTGGCCGACCGCGAGCGCGTCCTGGGAGACGACCACCCCCACACCCTCACCTCGCGCAACAACCTCGCCCACGCCTACCGGTCCGCGGACAGGCTCGACGAGGCCGTCCCCCTGTTCGAGCAGAACCTGGCCGAGGCCCTGCGCATCCTGGGCCCCGACCACCCCAACACCCTCACCTTCCGCAACAACCTCGCCCACGCCTACCAGGCTGCGGGCAGACTCGACCGGGCCATCGGCCTGCACAAGAAGAACCTGGCCGACCGCGAGCGCCTCCTGGGGCCCGACCACCCCGACACCCTGTCTTCGCGGGACAACCTCGCCCACGCCTATCGGTCCGCGGACAGGGTCGACGAGGCCGTCCCCCTGTTCGAGCGGAACCTGGCCGACCGCGAGCGCATCCTGGGAGACGACCACCCCCGCACCCTCACCTCACGGGACAACCTCGCCGCCGCCTACTGGTCCGCGGGCAGACTCGACCAGGCCGTCCCCCTGTTCGAGCAGATCCTGGCCGACCGCGAGCGCATCCTGGGAGACGACCACCCCCGCACCCTCACCTCGCGGGGCAACCTCGCCGCCGCCTACTGGTCCGCGGACAGACCCGATGAGGCCGTCCCCCTGTTCGAGCAGAACCTGGCCGAGGCCCTGCGCATCCTGGGCCTCGACCACCCCAACACCCTCACCTCACGGGACAACCTCGCCCACGCCTACCGGTCCGCGGACAGGCTCGACGAGGCCGTCCCCCTGTTCGAGCAGAACCTGGCCGAGGCCCTGCGCATCCTGGGCCCCGACCACCCCAACACCCTCACCTTCCGCAACAACCTCGCCCACGCCTACCGGTCCGCGGACAGGCTCGACGAGGCCATCCCACTGTTCGAGCAGAACCTGGCCGAGGCCCTGCGCATCCTGGGCCCTGACCACCCTCACACCAAAACCTTCAGAAAGAATCTCGCAGCCGCCTATCGCGCCGTCGGACGCGATGAGGAGGCCGCGGCCCTGCTCGACCCGCCGCCCGATCCCGACGACACGGACACCGAAGCCCCGGTCTGA
- a CDS encoding ABC-three component system middle component 6 encodes MPAAELRIFEAHSPMLQETRLMLLPTKEIDADQALLSVGGTLISLLETPATVSDLWERFRQHARRTGRHSRVAFDWFALALSMLFTLQAIRWNDNQELERCHVPA; translated from the coding sequence GTGCCCGCCGCCGAACTCAGAATATTCGAGGCACACTCGCCGATGCTCCAGGAGACGAGACTCATGCTGCTGCCGACCAAGGAAATCGACGCCGATCAGGCCCTGCTGAGCGTAGGCGGCACTCTCATCTCGCTGCTCGAGACGCCAGCGACGGTCTCGGACCTGTGGGAGCGGTTCCGTCAACACGCCCGGCGCACAGGTCGTCACTCGCGGGTCGCCTTCGACTGGTTCGCGCTGGCCCTGTCCATGCTGTTCACCCTCCAGGCCATCCGGTGGAATGATAATCAGGAGCTGGAGCGCTGCCATGTTCCTGCATGA